A window of Pyxidicoccus xibeiensis contains these coding sequences:
- a CDS encoding alpha-hydroxy acid oxidase → MIVNIEDLRQRARRRLPKAVFDYVEGAAEDGFTAGANRRSFDRYLFRARALVDVSVVDRTTTVLGQKLATPLILGPTGLAGLVAPRGEELAAKAAASRGALFTLSTMSIGTIEEVAAASPSPLWFQLYVWRDRGVTRSLVERAKAAGYRALCLTVDVPAMGNRENDRRNGFTIPPRVTFTNLLDVVRHLGWVLRMSSSPRATFGNFVDQPALKRTDAVAVAQFTNNQFDPSVTWKDVEWLRTVWSGPLVLKGISCAEDARRAAELGVEALIVSNHGGRQLDFLPGAVDVLPEVVDAVEGRSEIILDGGIRRGSDVVKAIAMGARACMIGRPFLYGLASYGQAGVELVLDILSKEIDRTLALLGRPKLSELDRSALRVDMPATLDAPGSSLRLVEGARKLPADGTHGG, encoded by the coding sequence GTGATCGTCAACATCGAGGACCTTCGCCAGCGCGCCCGCCGACGGCTCCCCAAGGCCGTCTTCGACTATGTGGAGGGTGCCGCCGAGGACGGCTTCACGGCGGGCGCCAACCGGCGCAGCTTCGACAGGTACCTGTTTCGGGCGCGGGCGCTGGTGGACGTGAGCGTGGTGGACCGCACGACCACGGTGCTGGGTCAGAAGCTGGCGACGCCGCTCATTCTCGGCCCGACGGGGCTGGCGGGTCTGGTGGCGCCTCGGGGTGAGGAGCTGGCCGCGAAGGCCGCCGCGAGCCGGGGTGCCCTCTTCACGCTGAGCACCATGTCCATCGGCACCATCGAAGAGGTGGCCGCGGCGTCGCCATCGCCGCTCTGGTTCCAGCTCTATGTCTGGAGAGACCGGGGCGTCACGCGCTCGCTGGTGGAGCGGGCGAAGGCGGCGGGCTACCGCGCGCTGTGCCTCACCGTGGATGTGCCTGCCATGGGCAACCGGGAGAACGACCGGCGCAACGGCTTCACCATTCCGCCGCGAGTCACCTTCACCAACCTGCTGGACGTGGTGCGGCACCTGGGCTGGGTGCTGCGGATGTCCTCGAGTCCTCGCGCGACCTTCGGCAACTTCGTGGACCAGCCGGCGCTGAAGCGCACGGACGCTGTCGCCGTGGCGCAGTTCACCAACAACCAGTTCGACCCGTCGGTGACGTGGAAGGACGTGGAGTGGCTGCGCACGGTGTGGTCGGGGCCACTGGTGCTCAAGGGCATCTCGTGCGCCGAGGACGCGCGACGCGCGGCGGAGCTGGGCGTGGAGGCGCTCATCGTCTCCAACCATGGAGGCCGGCAGCTCGACTTCCTGCCCGGCGCGGTGGACGTGCTGCCGGAGGTGGTGGACGCAGTGGAGGGCAGGTCCGAGATCATCCTCGATGGAGGCATCCGCCGGGGCTCGGACGTGGTGAAGGCCATCGCCATGGGCGCACGGGCCTGCATGATTGGCCGGCCCTTCCTGTATGGCTTGGCGTCTTACGGACAGGCCGGGGTGGAGCTGGTGCTGGACATCCTCTCGAAGGAGATCGACCGGACGCTGGCGCTGCTCGGCCGGCCCAAGCTGTCGGAGCTGGACCGCTCGGCGCTCCGGGTGGACATGCCCGCGACGCTGGATGCGCCGGGTTCTTCGCTGCGCCTGGTAGAAGGGGCTCGCAAGCTGCCCGCGGACGGAACCCACGGGGGATAA
- a CDS encoding MFS transporter, protein MSPAVPTSPSQSLRTFGTVWLGQLISKLGTGLTNFALGAYVYNTSGSVTRFALVIFFSTLPLVLISPVAGILADRLDRRKLMVLGDLGAAFSIFLIWALFAGQDAGLWTIQHWYFYLPVFLGSACSALCYPAWMASVPLLVPKRHLGRASGMTELSAAVAHIGGPLLAASLDSAIGLSGILLLDSVSYFFSIGALLLVRFPAPPPRAPGRHSLKEDLAESWHFIRERPGLRGLLLFITGNTFAVGMVMLLINPLVLAFTDIHSLKWIAAIAGMGGLLGGIVMSVWGGPRRRILGLVGFPIVGALVLLLAVLPPSVPLIASAAAVFIFTFPLISGCNQVIWQTKVPAVLQGRVASLRRVVFQGTNLVVTLVAGFLADRLFEPWMAPGGALASSVGRVIGTGQGRGIAVMFLMLSVLMLTNVVALWLSPRVRNVETELPDALPVHPATASTAPASPAPGDTGAPARLATSGGTEA, encoded by the coding sequence ATGAGCCCCGCCGTCCCCACCTCCCCGAGCCAGTCACTGCGCACCTTCGGCACGGTCTGGCTCGGGCAGCTCATCTCCAAGCTGGGGACGGGACTGACGAACTTCGCGCTCGGGGCGTACGTCTACAACACGTCCGGGTCCGTCACCCGGTTCGCCCTGGTCATCTTCTTCAGCACCCTGCCCCTGGTGCTCATCTCCCCCGTGGCGGGAATCCTGGCGGACCGCCTGGACCGCCGGAAGCTCATGGTGCTGGGGGACCTGGGCGCGGCGTTCAGCATCTTCCTCATCTGGGCGCTGTTCGCCGGCCAGGACGCGGGGCTCTGGACCATCCAGCACTGGTACTTCTACCTGCCCGTCTTCCTCGGCTCGGCCTGCTCCGCGTTGTGCTACCCGGCGTGGATGGCCAGCGTGCCGCTGCTGGTCCCCAAGCGGCACCTGGGACGCGCCAGCGGCATGACGGAGCTGAGCGCGGCCGTCGCCCACATCGGTGGCCCGCTGCTCGCCGCCTCGCTGGACAGCGCCATCGGGCTGAGCGGCATCCTGCTGCTGGACTCGGTCTCCTACTTCTTCTCCATCGGCGCACTGCTGCTCGTGCGCTTCCCCGCCCCGCCCCCAAGGGCTCCGGGCCGACACTCGCTGAAGGAGGACCTGGCGGAGAGCTGGCACTTCATCCGGGAGCGGCCGGGGCTGCGCGGCCTGTTGCTCTTCATTACGGGCAACACCTTCGCGGTGGGCATGGTGATGCTGCTCATCAACCCGCTGGTGCTCGCCTTCACGGACATCCACTCGCTGAAGTGGATTGCCGCCATCGCCGGCATGGGAGGGCTGCTGGGCGGCATCGTCATGAGCGTGTGGGGAGGTCCCCGGCGCCGCATCCTCGGGCTGGTGGGCTTCCCCATCGTGGGCGCGCTCGTGCTGCTGCTGGCGGTGCTGCCTCCCAGCGTGCCCCTCATCGCGAGCGCGGCGGCCGTCTTCATCTTCACCTTCCCGCTCATCTCCGGCTGCAACCAGGTCATCTGGCAGACCAAGGTACCCGCGGTGCTACAGGGACGCGTGGCCTCCCTCCGGCGGGTCGTCTTCCAGGGCACGAACCTCGTGGTGACGCTCGTGGCGGGGTTCCTCGCGGACAGGCTCTTCGAGCCGTGGATGGCGCCCGGGGGCGCGCTCGCCTCGAGCGTGGGGCGCGTGATTGGCACCGGGCAGGGGCGCGGCATCGCGGTCATGTTCCTCATGCTGAGCGTGCTGATGCTGACGAACGTGGTGGCGCTGTGGCTGTCTCCGCGAGTGCGCAACGTGGAGACGGAGCTGCCTGACGCGCTGCCCGTCCACCCCGCCACCGCGAGCACCGCGCCCGCCAGCCCTGCACCGGGTGACACCGGGGCTCCGGCACGGTTGGCCACCTCTGGAGGCACCGAGGCCTGA